A genomic segment from Luteolibacter ambystomatis encodes:
- a CDS encoding L,D-transpeptidase: MYGKLLRNTLLPFSSLLLALGLASCGSTSKDTRNKVLVSVRDQKMMLMQDNKPVKTYKVSTSKFGIGDKPGSNCTPLGHLEVASKIGDSFPSGTVIKNRRPTGEILKPNAPGRDPIVSRIMWLKGTDKANKNTFGRCIYIHGTAEEWRLGTPASYGCIRMASKDVIDLYKRLGVGADVHVMRDSLDSVQPVKSYASVASNH; encoded by the coding sequence ATGTATGGCAAACTGCTGAGAAACACCCTTCTCCCCTTTTCCTCCCTGCTTCTCGCGCTGGGTCTGGCCAGCTGCGGCTCGACATCCAAAGACACCCGCAACAAGGTGTTGGTGAGCGTCCGCGATCAAAAAATGATGCTGATGCAGGACAACAAGCCGGTGAAGACCTACAAGGTCTCCACCTCCAAGTTCGGCATCGGTGACAAGCCGGGCAGCAACTGCACCCCTCTGGGCCACCTTGAGGTGGCTTCCAAGATCGGTGACAGCTTCCCCTCCGGCACCGTCATCAAGAATCGCCGCCCCACCGGCGAGATCCTCAAGCCGAACGCGCCGGGCCGCGATCCCATCGTCAGCCGCATCATGTGGCTGAAGGGAACGGACAAGGCCAACAAGAACACCTTTGGCCGCTGCATCTACATCCACGGCACCGCTGAGGAATGGCGTCTCGGCACCCCGGCCTCCTACGGCTGTATCCGCATGGCCTCCAAGGACGTGATCGACCTTTACAAGCGCCTCGGCGTGGGTGCGGATGTCCACGTGATGCGGGATTCGCTGGACTCCGTCCAGCCGGTGAAATCCTACGCCTCGGTCGCCTCGAATCACTGA
- the rpsT gene encoding 30S ribosomal protein S20, giving the protein MANTKSAQKRSRQTIVRTERNRAEKSRVKTLRKKALTAIAAGDKAAAAEAVNAFSSAVDKAAKRNLIHPNKAANLKSKTAKAIAAIA; this is encoded by the coding sequence ATGGCCAACACCAAGTCCGCCCAGAAGCGCTCCCGCCAGACGATCGTGCGCACCGAGCGCAACCGCGCCGAGAAGAGCCGCGTGAAGACCCTTCGCAAGAAGGCCCTCACCGCCATCGCCGCCGGTGACAAGGCCGCCGCCGCCGAAGCCGTCAATGCATTCTCCTCCGCGGTTGACAAGGCCGCCAAGCGCAACCTCATTCACCCGAACAAGGCTGCGAACCTGAAGAGCAAGACCGCCAAGGCGATCGCTGCCATCGCCTGA
- the pheT gene encoding phenylalanine--tRNA ligase subunit beta, giving the protein MNVSLNWLSTHVDLGGKSPQELDDLLTFAGIEVEGIEAEGVSSNQIVVAQIMEAVQHPNADRLKVTQVDAGEGQLRQIVCGAKNYKVGDKVPCALPGAALPGGFTIGETKMRGVESKGMLCSSVEIGLPEGEDGLLILPSDSPIGRPVKELFESDVLLEVEVTPNRPDLLSHHGMARELATLLKQPLKPLEIPARDTAPAGDSVKLESVDGCPFYTVVKIDGVEIKESPAWLQRRLESIGLRPINNVVDVTNFVLHETGQPLHAFDTAKVNGALVIRRAKDGEAFKALDDATYTLEGSDLVISDESGAALALGGVMGGADSGVTEGTTSILLESAWFEPSGIRRTSRRTALSSDSSYRFERGADPQGVLPASALAVKLILETAGGTAAATAAVAGEAPVRVQPVTLDYARLDQLMGSSISHEAADEILTRLGLVKQDGGQWQVPSFRADLQRHIDLVEEVARVHGLDNVPSRFQGAFVASSAVDAAYDADMALRRALAALGFHESQTIKLIADNQVADSLPLRPLQDGDLIRVKLPLSEDHAVMRPSLVPGLVASAARNIRQGTKALRLFELGRVFRNAGGGKAKDLESDGLGILLAGPAVPAGWAQAERVSDLYDLKAVVGALVPNAHVQFVPKERDGFALGADVQADGQSIGNFARLLPARERELDLGGAVFVAEFDLAKLRKLRSGIAHAEDLPQFPASSRDAAMDVPVTLANLEIEKTLAKLQEPLLISFECFDVFRDPSGEKLPADRKSVAYRFVYRDAARTLKAEEVDGAHQRVLDSLVKGLGVKFR; this is encoded by the coding sequence ATGAACGTTTCCCTCAACTGGCTTTCGACGCACGTGGACCTGGGTGGCAAATCTCCGCAGGAACTGGACGATTTGCTGACTTTCGCCGGCATCGAGGTCGAGGGCATCGAGGCCGAGGGCGTTTCGTCGAACCAGATCGTGGTCGCTCAGATCATGGAGGCCGTCCAGCACCCGAACGCGGATCGCCTCAAAGTGACGCAGGTGGACGCGGGCGAGGGCCAGCTCCGCCAGATCGTCTGCGGTGCGAAGAATTACAAGGTGGGTGACAAGGTGCCCTGCGCCCTGCCCGGCGCGGCGCTGCCGGGTGGTTTCACCATCGGCGAGACCAAGATGCGCGGCGTCGAGTCGAAGGGCATGCTGTGCTCGTCCGTGGAAATCGGCCTGCCGGAGGGCGAGGACGGCCTTCTCATTTTGCCGTCCGATTCCCCGATCGGCCGCCCGGTGAAGGAGCTTTTCGAATCCGACGTCCTCTTGGAAGTCGAGGTCACCCCGAACCGCCCGGACCTGCTCAGCCACCACGGCATGGCCCGCGAGCTGGCGACCCTGCTCAAGCAGCCGCTCAAGCCGCTGGAAATCCCGGCCCGCGACACCGCTCCGGCGGGTGATTCGGTGAAGCTGGAGTCCGTTGATGGCTGCCCGTTTTACACCGTGGTGAAAATCGATGGTGTCGAGATCAAGGAAAGCCCGGCCTGGCTCCAGCGCCGTTTGGAGTCGATCGGCCTGCGCCCGATCAACAACGTGGTGGATGTGACCAATTTCGTGCTCCACGAGACCGGCCAGCCGCTTCACGCCTTCGACACCGCCAAGGTCAACGGGGCGCTGGTGATCCGCCGCGCCAAAGACGGCGAGGCGTTCAAGGCGCTCGATGACGCCACCTATACGCTCGAAGGCTCCGACCTCGTCATCTCGGATGAATCCGGCGCGGCCCTCGCCCTCGGCGGCGTGATGGGCGGCGCGGACTCCGGCGTGACGGAGGGCACGACGTCCATTCTGCTTGAATCCGCTTGGTTCGAGCCGTCCGGCATCCGCCGCACCTCGCGCCGCACTGCCCTTTCTTCGGATTCTTCCTACCGTTTCGAGCGCGGGGCTGATCCGCAGGGCGTGCTGCCCGCTTCCGCGCTGGCGGTGAAGCTGATTCTCGAAACCGCTGGCGGCACGGCCGCCGCGACCGCCGCTGTGGCCGGGGAAGCTCCCGTCCGCGTCCAGCCGGTGACGCTCGATTACGCCCGTCTCGACCAGCTCATGGGCAGCTCGATCTCCCATGAGGCGGCGGATGAGATTCTTACCCGCCTCGGGCTGGTGAAACAGGACGGTGGCCAGTGGCAGGTGCCGTCATTCCGTGCCGATCTCCAGCGCCACATCGACCTCGTCGAAGAGGTGGCCCGCGTCCACGGCCTCGACAACGTGCCATCGCGCTTCCAAGGGGCCTTCGTGGCTTCCAGCGCGGTCGATGCCGCCTATGACGCCGATATGGCCCTGCGCCGCGCTCTGGCCGCCCTCGGCTTCCACGAATCCCAGACGATCAAATTGATCGCCGACAACCAGGTGGCCGATTCGCTGCCGCTGCGTCCGCTGCAGGACGGCGACCTGATCCGGGTGAAGCTCCCGCTGAGCGAGGATCACGCCGTGATGCGTCCGAGCCTCGTACCGGGGCTGGTGGCTTCCGCCGCCCGCAACATCCGCCAGGGCACCAAGGCGCTGCGCTTGTTCGAGCTCGGCCGGGTGTTCCGCAATGCCGGTGGCGGCAAGGCGAAGGATCTCGAAAGCGATGGTCTCGGCATTCTGCTTGCCGGTCCGGCGGTGCCAGCCGGTTGGGCGCAGGCCGAGCGCGTGAGCGACCTTTATGACCTGAAAGCGGTCGTTGGCGCGCTGGTGCCGAACGCCCATGTCCAGTTCGTGCCGAAGGAGCGCGATGGCTTCGCCCTCGGGGCCGATGTGCAGGCCGACGGCCAGTCGATCGGCAACTTCGCCCGCCTGCTGCCTGCCCGAGAGCGCGAGCTCGATCTGGGTGGCGCGGTGTTCGTGGCGGAATTCGACCTCGCGAAGCTGCGCAAGCTCCGTTCGGGCATCGCCCATGCCGAAGATCTGCCGCAGTTCCCGGCCTCGTCCCGCGACGCCGCCATGGACGTGCCGGTGACGCTGGCGAATCTGGAGATCGAGAAAACCCTCGCGAAGCTCCAGGAGCCGCTGCTGATTTCCTTCGAGTGCTTCGATGTCTTCCGCGATCCGTCCGGTGAAAAGCTCCCCGCCGACCGCAAGTCGGTGGCCTACCGCTTTGTTTACCGTGATGCCGCCCGAACCCTGAAGGCGGAGGAAGTCGATGGCGCGCACCAGCGCGTGCTCGATTCCCTCGTGAAGGGGCTTGGTGTGAAGTTCCGCTAG
- a CDS encoding patatin-like phospholipase family protein — MFTLSKLAFWKRTSPDTRSGRPMGDHPAWKPRLGLALSSGGARGLAHVGVLEVLEEAGIEIHAIAGSSMGAYVGALWAAGFSGKQLEDLAAEMNDSRQMWKLADPLIPPLKGLFKGEKAKKHLSRSIGDLKIEDLERRLMIITFDLDTCERLVVRSGSLADAVHASCAMPGVVAPVSFKGRRCADGGVVDPVPVGALRRFGDVDRVIAVSTLPSLAEVEAGCCRPEEEANPSWWRRGTEAFSRHTNPLAPGNIGDTFRKSIRAAQIRLADDACRRADLCLHPPYVAARWHEYARFEHFIEAGRRIAREHLDEIRALAGVPNPETQPHEPTKDNLVVGERVA, encoded by the coding sequence ATGTTCACCCTGTCGAAACTGGCCTTCTGGAAGCGGACGTCTCCGGACACCCGCTCCGGCCGCCCGATGGGGGATCACCCGGCGTGGAAACCCCGGCTCGGGCTGGCGCTTTCCTCCGGCGGAGCCCGCGGTCTGGCCCATGTGGGCGTGCTGGAAGTGCTGGAGGAGGCGGGCATCGAAATCCACGCCATCGCCGGATCGAGCATGGGAGCCTACGTCGGCGCGCTGTGGGCCGCCGGGTTTTCCGGCAAGCAGCTCGAAGACCTCGCGGCGGAGATGAATGACAGCCGCCAGATGTGGAAACTGGCCGATCCGCTGATTCCGCCACTGAAAGGCCTCTTCAAGGGCGAGAAGGCGAAAAAGCACCTCTCCCGCTCCATTGGCGACCTCAAGATCGAGGATCTCGAGCGCCGCCTGATGATCATCACCTTCGATCTGGATACCTGCGAGCGCCTCGTGGTCCGCAGCGGCAGCCTGGCCGATGCCGTCCACGCTTCCTGCGCCATGCCGGGCGTGGTCGCGCCGGTTTCATTCAAAGGCCGGCGTTGCGCGGACGGCGGCGTGGTCGATCCGGTCCCGGTCGGTGCCTTGCGGCGCTTCGGCGATGTCGACCGGGTGATCGCCGTTTCCACTTTGCCGAGCCTCGCCGAGGTTGAAGCCGGGTGTTGCCGCCCCGAGGAAGAAGCCAATCCGTCGTGGTGGCGGCGCGGCACCGAGGCCTTCAGCCGCCACACCAATCCCCTCGCCCCAGGCAACATCGGCGACACCTTCCGCAAGAGCATCCGCGCCGCCCAGATCCGTCTCGCCGATGACGCCTGCCGCCGTGCCGACCTGTGCCTGCACCCGCCCTACGTCGCGGCCCGCTGGCACGAGTATGCTCGCTTCGAGCACTTCATCGAAGCGGGCCGCCGCATCGCGCGGGAACATCTCGATGAAATCCGCGCCCTCGCGGGCGTGCCCAATCCGGAAACCCAACCTCATGAGCCAACCAAGGACAACCTGGTGGTGGGAGAACGCGTCGCCTGA
- a CDS encoding phenylacetate--CoA ligase family protein, which yields MSQPRTTWWWENASPDEQRYLQGLRLRKFLREAVVPFSPYYGELFRQRGIDWRDFQSIDDLDLLPLTSKADLVNPRDFILQPDSSVLRKRGSIIASALLHGTGATKEQLEREWRPVLMTSTTGRAAAPVPFFYTQHDLDRLAMGGRRMMEIAQSDPAFRHVNAFPFAPHLAFWQGHYASLGFNTFMISTGGGKALGTEGNIRLIDRVDPDALIAMPTFLYHLLQQAAAGGSRWQNLKRIVLGGEKVPEGMRQKIVVLCEQLGSPGVSVLSTYAFTEAKMAWTECRVGHDKNPTGFHLYPDLGFIEIVDPQTGRRVADGMPGEIVFTPLDSRGTVVLRYRTGDVTDGGIVYERCPACGRTCPRITGNVSRLTDRHQLNIDKLKGTLVDFSELEHLLDDTREIGAWQIELRKRNDDPLECDEVIVHAVPMNGLSGDALRELVMRRFREKAEFSPNNVLLHDWDEMRQLQGVGRELKEQKIVDHRPTSSPK from the coding sequence ATGAGCCAACCAAGGACAACCTGGTGGTGGGAGAACGCGTCGCCTGACGAACAGCGCTACCTGCAAGGCCTGCGCCTGCGGAAATTTCTCCGCGAGGCGGTGGTGCCGTTTTCGCCCTACTACGGGGAGCTGTTCCGCCAACGCGGCATCGACTGGCGCGACTTTCAATCCATTGACGATCTCGACCTGCTGCCGCTGACCTCGAAGGCCGATCTGGTCAACCCGCGCGACTTCATCCTCCAGCCGGACTCCTCAGTGCTGCGCAAGCGCGGCTCAATCATCGCCAGCGCGCTCCTCCACGGCACCGGGGCGACCAAGGAACAGTTGGAGCGAGAATGGCGGCCCGTGCTGATGACCAGCACCACCGGTCGCGCCGCCGCACCAGTGCCGTTTTTCTATACTCAACACGATCTCGACCGGCTGGCCATGGGCGGTCGACGGATGATGGAGATCGCCCAGTCCGATCCGGCATTCCGCCACGTCAACGCCTTCCCTTTCGCACCGCATCTCGCGTTCTGGCAGGGGCACTACGCGTCGCTCGGCTTCAACACCTTCATGATCTCCACCGGTGGTGGCAAGGCGCTCGGCACCGAGGGCAACATCCGGCTCATCGACCGCGTCGACCCCGACGCGCTGATCGCGATGCCGACCTTCCTCTATCACCTGCTCCAACAGGCCGCCGCGGGTGGCAGCCGCTGGCAGAATCTCAAACGCATCGTGCTCGGTGGCGAAAAGGTGCCGGAAGGCATGCGCCAGAAAATCGTCGTGCTGTGCGAGCAACTCGGCTCGCCCGGCGTGAGCGTGCTTTCCACCTACGCCTTCACCGAAGCGAAGATGGCATGGACCGAATGCCGCGTGGGCCATGACAAAAACCCCACCGGCTTCCACCTCTATCCGGATCTCGGCTTCATTGAAATCGTCGATCCGCAAACCGGCAGACGCGTGGCGGACGGCATGCCCGGTGAGATCGTGTTCACCCCGCTCGATTCGCGCGGCACCGTGGTCCTGCGCTATCGCACCGGCGATGTCACCGATGGCGGCATCGTTTACGAACGTTGTCCCGCCTGCGGCCGCACCTGCCCGCGCATCACCGGCAATGTCTCGCGACTCACCGACCGCCATCAACTCAACATCGACAAGCTCAAGGGCACGCTCGTGGACTTCAGTGAGCTCGAGCATCTGCTCGATGACACCCGCGAGATCGGCGCGTGGCAGATCGAGCTTCGCAAGCGCAACGACGACCCGCTCGAGTGCGATGAGGTGATCGTCCACGCCGTGCCGATGAACGGCCTTTCCGGCGATGCGCTGCGCGAACTGGTGATGCGCCGCTTCCGTGAAAAAGCGGAGTTTTCCCCGAACAACGTGCTGCTCCACGACTGGGACGAAATGCGGCAACTGCAAGGTGTCGGCCGCGAGTTGAAGGAACAGAAAATCGTGGACCACCGCCCAACCTCCTCACCCAAATGA
- a CDS encoding thiolase family protein — protein MNLWILAGVRTPFLRAGTRFEPLGAADLGRLAISALLARTGIDPGAIDEVILGCVGQPADAANVARVAALRAGIPANVPAATVQRNCASGLESITSAYERMAAGKGELFLVGGMESMSRYPLLYNDSAAKHFGLLAKARSPFQKLAALTKFRAKDFSPQIGLKLGLTDPYTGMIMGETAELLAREYGINRAEQDVFAADSHRKALAATEARAREVAPAHVGGEAVLNDNGPREDSTPEKLTKLKPIFEPKWGGVTAGNSSQISDGAVALLVGSEAAAARLGLTPLGRLTHYAYSGCDPARMGIGPVLASAKAMRDGAPSPAEADVVELNEAFAAQVLAVLKAFRDPAAARLAGLDHPLGEIAPEKLNRRGGSIALGHPVGATGSRLVLTALDQLHETGGKRALVTLCVGGGQGAALWFERP, from the coding sequence ATGAACCTCTGGATCCTCGCCGGTGTCAGAACACCCTTCCTGCGTGCAGGCACGCGGTTCGAGCCGCTCGGCGCGGCGGATCTGGGTCGGCTTGCAATCAGCGCGTTGCTGGCGCGCACCGGCATCGATCCCGGCGCGATTGATGAGGTGATCCTTGGATGCGTGGGCCAACCGGCGGACGCGGCGAATGTCGCTCGCGTGGCCGCCCTTCGCGCCGGGATTCCCGCCAACGTGCCCGCCGCCACGGTGCAGCGGAACTGCGCGTCCGGCCTGGAGTCAATCACCAGCGCCTATGAACGCATGGCCGCAGGCAAGGGCGAGCTGTTCCTAGTCGGCGGCATGGAAAGCATGAGCCGCTACCCCCTGCTCTACAACGACAGCGCGGCGAAGCATTTTGGCTTGCTGGCGAAGGCCCGCAGCCCGTTCCAGAAACTGGCGGCTTTGACAAAATTCCGCGCGAAGGATTTCTCCCCACAGATCGGCCTGAAGCTCGGCCTCACCGATCCCTACACCGGGATGATCATGGGCGAGACCGCCGAACTGCTGGCGCGCGAATATGGCATCAACCGTGCGGAGCAGGATGTCTTCGCCGCGGACTCACATCGCAAGGCACTGGCCGCCACCGAAGCCCGCGCCCGCGAAGTCGCCCCGGCACATGTCGGCGGCGAAGCGGTGCTCAACGACAACGGCCCCCGCGAGGATTCCACTCCGGAAAAACTCACCAAGCTCAAACCGATCTTCGAACCAAAGTGGGGCGGCGTCACCGCAGGCAACAGCTCACAGATCAGCGATGGCGCGGTGGCCTTGCTCGTGGGCTCGGAAGCCGCCGCCGCACGACTCGGCCTCACGCCACTCGGCCGTCTCACCCACTATGCCTATAGTGGATGCGATCCCGCCCGCATGGGCATCGGTCCCGTGCTTGCCAGTGCGAAAGCCATGCGTGATGGAGCCCCCTCGCCCGCCGAGGCGGATGTGGTGGAACTCAACGAAGCCTTCGCCGCCCAGGTGCTCGCCGTCCTCAAAGCATTCCGCGATCCCGCCGCCGCGAGGCTGGCCGGACTCGATCATCCGCTCGGCGAGATTGCCCCGGAAAAACTCAACCGCCGTGGTGGATCGATCGCGCTCGGCCATCCCGTCGGTGCAACCGGCTCGCGGTTGGTTCTGACCGCCCTCGACCAACTTCACGAAACCGGTGGCAAACGCGCGCTGGTCACACTCTGTGTCGGCGGCGGCCAAGGTGCCGCTCTGTGGTTCGAACGTCCCTAA
- a CDS encoding 3-hydroxyacyl-CoA dehydrogenase NAD-binding domain-containing protein has protein sequence MPNLHLQRDGDRATLTFDREGSSANIFDAATLRELDSLLADLENSPPWDGLLIVSAKPSIFIAGADLNAFLKASPEEFDALIRLGQSVFTRLQRLRIPTCAAIHGACAGGGYELALACDWRIASNAKATKIGLPETQLGILPAWGGSTRLPNRVGLPTALDVILGGKLHAAEAARRKGLVDAVVPKEVLIEQAWKLIAKGKRRPFHHPFLHSPPVRALIAKKAAKTLQEKTRGNYPGATKALAVACAATHGSPQESMDRERAAILELTPLPQTRNLIRLFFLTEKAKKDQPVAASPRNIGQIAVIGAGVMGSGIAHWLASRGHPVLLQDIDDAALARGMKTIEKLIAQAVQKHVVTRVEAQHTLDRITPVRGNVPLTRCDLVIEAAVEDLFIKRRVFGDLSARVRPDCLLATNTSALPVHELSEVVENPGRLFGLHFFNPVSRMPLVEVVRSETTSDETIASAFALVRQIVKTPVLVKDRPGFLVNRILLPYLVDAGVLFENGADPEVVDKAMLDFGMPMGPLRLIDEVGLDVSLHVAKTLATAFPDRMKVPAILETMVEKRMLGKKNGTGFYKYDGRKTVPNPDALKLRTGTTAIPEGLPLRLANRMTEEASRCLDEGVAATADEIDLAMILGTGYPPFRGGPLRHRDNPITP, from the coding sequence ATGCCCAACCTCCATCTGCAACGCGACGGCGACCGGGCCACGCTGACCTTCGACCGCGAAGGTTCCTCGGCGAACATCTTCGACGCCGCCACGCTTCGTGAACTGGACAGCCTGCTCGCCGATCTGGAAAACAGCCCGCCGTGGGATGGCCTGCTGATCGTTTCGGCCAAGCCGTCCATCTTCATCGCAGGCGCGGATCTCAATGCCTTCCTCAAAGCCTCGCCCGAGGAATTCGACGCGCTGATCCGCCTGGGTCAATCGGTCTTCACCCGCTTGCAACGGCTGCGCATTCCCACCTGCGCCGCGATCCACGGTGCCTGTGCGGGCGGCGGCTACGAACTCGCGCTCGCCTGCGATTGGCGGATCGCCAGCAATGCGAAGGCCACCAAGATCGGACTGCCGGAAACCCAACTCGGTATCCTGCCCGCCTGGGGTGGCTCAACCCGACTCCCGAACCGCGTCGGCCTGCCCACCGCGCTTGATGTGATTCTCGGCGGCAAGCTTCACGCCGCGGAAGCCGCCCGTCGCAAGGGCCTCGTCGATGCCGTGGTACCGAAGGAGGTGCTCATTGAGCAGGCGTGGAAACTGATCGCAAAGGGCAAGCGTCGCCCGTTCCATCATCCCTTCCTGCATTCTCCGCCGGTACGCGCGCTCATCGCGAAGAAAGCCGCCAAGACGCTGCAGGAAAAAACCCGTGGCAACTACCCCGGTGCCACCAAGGCTCTCGCGGTCGCCTGTGCCGCCACTCATGGCTCGCCGCAGGAAAGCATGGATCGCGAACGCGCGGCGATTCTCGAACTCACGCCTCTGCCACAAACTCGGAATCTGATCCGCCTGTTCTTCCTCACCGAGAAGGCGAAGAAGGATCAGCCGGTGGCCGCATCGCCGCGGAACATCGGCCAGATCGCCGTGATCGGTGCGGGCGTGATGGGTTCCGGCATCGCGCACTGGCTGGCCTCGCGCGGTCATCCGGTACTGCTCCAGGACATCGACGATGCCGCGCTCGCCCGTGGTATGAAGACGATTGAGAAGCTGATCGCACAAGCGGTGCAGAAGCACGTCGTCACCCGCGTCGAAGCCCAGCACACGCTCGATCGCATCACGCCCGTGCGCGGGAATGTTCCGCTCACGCGCTGTGATCTGGTGATCGAAGCCGCGGTGGAGGATCTGTTCATCAAGCGCCGCGTGTTCGGCGATCTCTCCGCGCGGGTGCGTCCGGATTGTTTGCTCGCCACCAATACCTCCGCGCTGCCGGTGCATGAGCTGTCGGAGGTCGTTGAGAATCCCGGACGCTTGTTCGGTCTGCATTTCTTCAATCCCGTCAGCCGCATGCCGCTGGTCGAGGTGGTGCGTTCGGAAACCACCTCGGATGAAACCATCGCGTCCGCCTTCGCGTTGGTGCGCCAGATTGTCAAGACGCCGGTGCTGGTGAAGGACCGTCCCGGCTTCCTCGTGAACCGTATCCTGCTACCCTACTTGGTGGATGCCGGCGTGCTGTTCGAAAACGGCGCGGATCCGGAGGTTGTCGACAAAGCCATGCTCGACTTTGGCATGCCGATGGGACCGTTGCGTTTGATCGACGAGGTCGGCCTCGATGTCTCGCTGCATGTGGCGAAGACCTTGGCCACCGCGTTCCCCGATCGAATGAAGGTCCCCGCCATTCTCGAAACGATGGTGGAGAAGCGGATGCTCGGCAAAAAGAACGGCACGGGATTCTACAAATACGACGGCAGGAAAACCGTGCCGAACCCGGACGCGCTCAAGCTCCGCACCGGCACCACCGCCATTCCGGAAGGACTTCCGCTGCGCCTCGCCAACCGCATGACCGAGGAGGCATCCCGCTGCCTGGATGAAGGCGTAGCGGCGACCGCGGACGAAATCGATCTCGCAATGATCCTGGGCACCGGCTATCCGCCATTCCGTGGAGGACCGTTGCGGCATCGCGACAACCCCATCACGCCATGA